A genomic segment from Gammaproteobacteria bacterium encodes:
- a CDS encoding leucyl aminopeptidase family protein, translated as MDIRLTQKSALPKAAEVDAIIDWVVVVPAGADMKVWAKFPAGVVLHERASRRPGGIKKNAAWSTTLPNAIGSHVTCAALDEKATTFERLTLARQLLAGHKEFQPEEIGLAIVGFKVKPAEQMAEALISATLAAAAPMPDMRSKPDKRRKLTTIHLYGCAPAHRFRRTYAELEGSSLARYLATLPPTELTPTTYRQRVAALAKEHHLAMEFYDVDTLRKKKAGAFLAVAQGSPVPDAGILRLRYKPSRKTTMAPIALVGKGICFDTGGINVKPAKFMLGMQGDMQGSAVALGTLLALARLKAPYPVEAWLALAMNHVGPKGYKPTDVVTASNGTTIEVIHTDAEGRMVLSDTLALCSQTKPRLIIDYATLTGTCVQAIGKGYSGAFTNRPEWWQTLIKAGQESGERIWPFPLPPDYEKMLESQIADTKQCAEEGPVDHILAARFLSRFVGEGIPWLHLDLSSASNREGLAHVPTHFNGFGVRLTLNLLLDQHLAGT; from the coding sequence ATGGACATCCGTTTGACGCAAAAATCCGCGTTGCCGAAGGCCGCCGAGGTCGATGCCATCATCGACTGGGTGGTGGTCGTGCCCGCCGGCGCGGACATGAAGGTCTGGGCGAAGTTTCCGGCCGGTGTGGTGTTGCATGAGCGCGCCAGCCGCCGGCCCGGCGGCATCAAAAAAAACGCAGCCTGGTCCACGACCCTGCCCAATGCCATCGGCAGTCATGTGACCTGTGCCGCGCTGGATGAGAAGGCCACGACTTTCGAACGCCTGACCCTGGCCCGGCAACTGCTGGCGGGACACAAGGAATTCCAACCTGAAGAGATTGGTCTTGCCATCGTCGGCTTCAAGGTGAAACCGGCGGAGCAGATGGCGGAGGCGCTGATCTCGGCAACGCTCGCGGCTGCGGCGCCCATGCCGGACATGCGCAGCAAGCCGGACAAGCGGCGCAAACTCACCACTATTCATTTATATGGCTGCGCGCCCGCGCATCGCTTCCGCCGCACCTACGCGGAACTGGAGGGGAGTTCGCTGGCGCGCTATCTCGCCACGCTGCCGCCGACCGAACTGACGCCGACGACGTACCGCCAGCGCGTCGCTGCTCTGGCCAAAGAACACCACCTCGCCATGGAATTTTATGATGTCGACACTCTGCGCAAGAAAAAGGCCGGTGCGTTTCTGGCCGTGGCGCAGGGCAGTCCGGTGCCGGATGCCGGCATACTTCGTTTGCGCTACAAACCTTCACGCAAGACCACAATGGCGCCGATTGCGCTGGTCGGCAAAGGCATTTGCTTCGACACCGGCGGCATCAACGTGAAGCCGGCAAAATTCATGCTCGGCATGCAGGGCGACATGCAGGGCAGCGCCGTGGCGTTGGGCACGTTGCTGGCTCTGGCGCGGTTGAAGGCGCCGTATCCGGTGGAGGCGTGGCTGGCGCTGGCCATGAATCATGTTGGCCCCAAGGGCTACAAGCCCACTGATGTCGTCACAGCGTCCAACGGCACGACCATCGAAGTGATCCACACCGACGCCGAGGGGCGCATGGTGTTGTCCGACACGCTGGCGCTGTGTTCGCAAACCAAGCCGCGCCTGATCATCGACTATGCCACGCTGACCGGCACCTGCGTGCAGGCTATCGGCAAGGGTTACAGCGGCGCCTTCACCAACCGGCCGGAGTGGTGGCAGACACTGATCAAAGCGGGGCAGGAGAGTGGCGAGCGCATCTGGCCGTTTCCGCTGCCGCCGGATTACGAAAAAATGCTGGAGAGCCAGATCGCCGACACCAAGCAATGTGCCGAGGAAGGGCCGGTGGATCACATCCTCGCCGCGCGCTTCCTGTCGCGCTTCGTCGGCGAGGGCATCCCGTGGCTGCACCTGGATTTATCCAGCGCCAGCAATCGCGAAGGACTGGCGCATGTGCCGACACACTTCAACGGTTTCGGCGTGCGCCTGACTTTGAATCTACTACTCGATCAGCACCTCGCGGGAACATAA
- a CDS encoding isoprenylcysteine carboxylmethyltransferase family protein — protein MHNAVFWLGIVSLVTGVGIAVWGKKAMDRAGTNVNPRQPTTAIVTGGPFRYSRNPLYLAITMILLGISFAIDTWWGVIVIVPVLLILHNGVVLREERYLEQKFGESYLQYKRTVRRYL, from the coding sequence GTGCACAACGCGGTGTTCTGGTTGGGCATCGTGTCGCTAGTTACTGGAGTCGGCATCGCCGTGTGGGGTAAAAAAGCCATGGATCGTGCGGGTACCAACGTGAACCCTAGGCAGCCCACCACCGCTATCGTCACTGGAGGCCCATTTCGTTACTCCCGCAATCCGCTTTATCTCGCAATCACGATGATTCTTCTCGGCATCTCCTTTGCCATCGACACGTGGTGGGGAGTCATCGTCATCGTTCCCGTCCTGCTCATCCTGCACAACGGTGTCGTTCTGCGCGAAGAACGCTATCTCGAGCAGAAGTTCGGCGAGAGTTATCTCCAGTACAAGCGCACCGTCCGCCGTTATCTCTGA
- the radA gene encoding DNA repair protein RadA: MRAKTQYQCQECGAISPKWAGQCSDCGAWNTFVETMVEARPSKSNPRFAGVSGEAATIHNLNEVAAGDEPRLPTNIAELDRVLGGGVVAGSVVLIGGDPGIGKSTLLLQMLAAVGSELPTLYVSGEESSRQIAMRARRLGIDAKSIRLLTETNIERALELAKRESPRLMVVDSIQTMYTELLTSAPGSVSQVRESAAQLVRYAKTSGVSMYLVGHVTKEGALAGPRVLEHMVDTVLYFEGDGGSRYRVVRAVKNRYGAVNELGVFAMTDKGLREVTNPSAIFLSRHEKDVPGSVVMVTREGTRPLLVEVQALVDESKLSNPRRVTVGLDGNRLAMLLAIAHRHAGIVTYDQDVFVNVVGGVRVSETGADLAVLLAVLSSLRGKPLPQELVVFGEVGLAGEIRPVPGGPERLREAAKHGYTQAIVPKANAPKEKIEGVKIQAVTTLTEALAQW, translated from the coding sequence ATGCGCGCAAAGACGCAATACCAGTGCCAGGAATGCGGGGCCATATCGCCCAAATGGGCGGGGCAGTGCTCTGACTGCGGAGCCTGGAACACCTTTGTCGAGACGATGGTCGAGGCCAGGCCCTCCAAGTCGAATCCGCGCTTCGCCGGCGTCAGCGGCGAAGCGGCCACCATCCACAACCTGAACGAAGTGGCGGCCGGGGACGAGCCACGGCTGCCGACAAATATTGCCGAGCTCGATCGCGTGCTGGGTGGCGGCGTGGTCGCCGGATCGGTGGTACTCATCGGCGGCGATCCGGGCATCGGCAAATCCACGCTGTTGTTGCAGATGCTCGCCGCGGTCGGTTCCGAGCTTCCCACGCTCTACGTCAGCGGCGAGGAATCCTCGCGCCAGATTGCGATGCGCGCGCGCCGGCTCGGCATCGACGCGAAATCCATCCGCCTGCTGACGGAGACGAATATCGAGCGCGCGCTGGAGCTGGCGAAGCGCGAGTCGCCGCGCTTGATGGTGGTCGATTCCATCCAGACGATGTACACGGAGCTGCTGACCTCGGCGCCGGGCAGCGTGAGCCAGGTGCGCGAGAGCGCGGCGCAACTCGTGCGGTATGCCAAGACCAGCGGGGTTTCGATGTATCTCGTCGGCCACGTCACCAAGGAGGGTGCGCTGGCCGGCCCGCGCGTGCTGGAGCACATGGTCGACACGGTGCTTTATTTCGAGGGCGACGGCGGCAGCCGCTACCGCGTGGTGCGCGCGGTGAAGAACCGCTACGGCGCGGTGAACGAACTCGGCGTGTTCGCGATGACCGACAAGGGGCTGCGCGAGGTGACCAATCCCTCGGCGATCTTTCTGTCACGGCACGAGAAGGACGTACCAGGCAGCGTGGTGATGGTGACGCGCGAGGGGACGCGGCCGTTGCTGGTCGAGGTGCAGGCGCTGGTCGATGAATCGAAACTGTCCAACCCGCGCCGCGTGACCGTGGGACTGGACGGCAACCGTCTGGCGATGCTGCTCGCCATCGCCCACCGCCACGCCGGCATCGTCACCTACGATCAAGACGTGTTCGTGAACGTGGTCGGCGGCGTGCGCGTGTCGGAGACCGGCGCCGATCTCGCGGTGCTGCTGGCGGTGCTCTCCAGCCTGCGCGGCAAGCCGCTGCCGCAGGAACTGGTGGTGTTCGGCGAGGTGGGATTGGCCGGCGAGATCCGGCCGGTGCCGGGCGGGCCGGAACGATTGCGCGAAGCGGCCAAGCATGGTTACACGCAGGCCATCGTGCCCAAGGCCAACGCGCCGAAGGAAAAAATCGAGGGGGTGAAAATCCAGGCGGTAACCACGCTCACCGAGGCACTCGCGCAGTGGTAA
- the aceE gene encoding pyruvate dehydrogenase (acetyl-transferring), homodimeric type, with protein sequence MSQPMADDDPQETQEWLEALEAVIEREGVERAHFLLEKLIDKARRSGAYLPYSANTAYINTIPPQKEEYTPGDPAIEWRIRSLVRWNALAMVVKANRKSSELGGHIASFASAATLYDVGFNHFFHAPTGNHGGDLIFVQGHSAPGIYSRAYLYGLLDEEHLSNFRQEVNGRGLSSYPHPWLMPDFWQFPTVSMGLGPLMAIYQARFMRYLEHRGLANTAGRKVWCFCGDGEMDEPESMGAIGLAARENLDNLIFVINCNLQRLDGPVRGNTKIIQEFEAAFRGAGWNVIKVIWGAYWDPLLARDHKGLLLKRMEECVDGEYQAYKANDGAYVRERFFGKYPELKAMVANMTDADIWRLNRGGHDPHKVYAAYAQAVKHTGQPTVILAKTVKGYGMGEAGEGLNFTHQQKKMGEESLKQFRDRFSIPISDEQIAETPFYRPPEDSPEIRYLKEHRQALGGFLMNRRPAPQPLPVPPLSVFESMLKGTEGRAISTTMAFVRCLTLLLKDPNLGKLIVPIVPDEARTFGMDGLFRQLGIYSSVGQLYEPVDHDQVMYYREDIKGQILEEGICEAGAFASWIAAATAYRHHGVQTIPFYIFYSMFGFQRIGDLAWAAGDMRARGFLLGGTAGRTTLAGEGLQHQDGHSHLAAATIPDCVAYDPAYAYELAVILHDGLQRMYVRHENIFYYLTVMNENYAHGAIKPEWEDGIRRGMYLLQPAAGKAQVQLLGSGTILNEVVAAAKLLAEDHGIAADVWSVTSFNELRREGLDCQRANMLHPEARPRVSHVESQLRGRAGPVVAATDYMRAYADQIREFVPARYRVLGTDGFGRSDTREQLRRFFEVNRYYVTVAALSALAEEGAVPRAKVSEAIKRYGIDPDKPNPVTV encoded by the coding sequence ATGAGCCAGCCGATGGCCGACGACGATCCGCAGGAAACACAGGAGTGGCTGGAAGCGCTTGAGGCGGTGATCGAGCGCGAAGGCGTGGAGCGCGCGCATTTCCTGCTGGAAAAATTGATCGACAAGGCGCGCCGCTCGGGCGCCTACCTGCCCTACTCCGCCAACACCGCCTACATCAACACCATACCGCCGCAGAAGGAGGAATACACGCCCGGCGATCCCGCCATCGAATGGCGCATACGCTCGCTGGTGCGCTGGAACGCGCTGGCGATGGTGGTCAAGGCCAACCGCAAATCGAGCGAGCTCGGCGGGCACATCGCCAGTTTCGCCTCCGCCGCCACGCTGTATGACGTGGGCTTCAATCATTTCTTTCATGCGCCGACCGGGAACCACGGTGGCGATCTGATCTTCGTGCAGGGCCACAGCGCGCCGGGCATTTATTCGCGCGCGTATCTGTACGGCCTGCTCGATGAGGAGCACTTGAGCAATTTCCGGCAGGAGGTCAATGGCAGGGGACTGTCGTCCTATCCGCATCCCTGGCTGATGCCGGACTTCTGGCAGTTCCCGACCGTGTCGATGGGTCTCGGGCCGCTCATGGCCATTTATCAGGCCCGCTTCATGCGCTATCTGGAGCATCGCGGGCTGGCCAACACCGCCGGACGCAAGGTATGGTGCTTCTGCGGCGATGGTGAGATGGACGAGCCGGAATCGATGGGCGCCATTGGACTTGCCGCGCGCGAGAATCTCGACAACCTCATCTTCGTCATCAATTGCAACTTGCAGCGGCTCGACGGGCCGGTGCGCGGCAACACCAAGATCATCCAGGAATTCGAGGCCGCCTTCCGCGGCGCCGGCTGGAACGTCATCAAGGTGATCTGGGGCGCGTACTGGGACCCGCTGCTGGCGCGCGACCATAAGGGCCTGCTGCTGAAGCGCATGGAGGAATGCGTGGACGGCGAATACCAAGCCTACAAGGCCAACGACGGCGCCTACGTGCGCGAACGCTTCTTCGGCAAGTATCCCGAACTCAAGGCCATGGTCGCCAACATGACCGATGCCGACATCTGGCGGTTGAACCGCGGCGGGCACGATCCGCACAAGGTCTATGCGGCTTACGCGCAGGCGGTGAAGCACACCGGCCAGCCGACCGTGATCCTCGCCAAGACGGTCAAGGGCTACGGCATGGGCGAGGCCGGCGAAGGACTGAACTTCACCCATCAACAGAAAAAGATGGGCGAGGAGTCGCTGAAGCAGTTCCGCGATCGCTTCTCCATCCCCATCTCCGACGAACAGATCGCCGAGACGCCGTTTTACCGGCCGCCGGAGGACAGCCCGGAGATACGCTATCTCAAGGAACACCGCCAGGCGCTGGGCGGCTTTCTCATGAACCGCCGCCCCGCGCCGCAGCCGCTGCCCGTGCCGCCGCTGTCCGTCTTCGAATCCATGCTCAAGGGCACCGAAGGCCGCGCCATATCCACGACCATGGCCTTCGTGCGCTGTCTCACGCTGTTGTTGAAGGATCCAAACCTCGGCAAATTGATCGTGCCCATCGTGCCGGATGAGGCGCGCACCTTCGGCATGGACGGCCTGTTTCGGCAGCTTGGCATCTATTCCTCGGTCGGCCAGTTGTACGAGCCGGTCGATCACGATCAGGTGATGTACTACCGCGAGGACATCAAGGGACAGATTCTGGAGGAAGGCATCTGCGAGGCCGGCGCGTTTGCCTCCTGGATCGCCGCCGCCACGGCCTATCGCCATCACGGCGTGCAGACCATACCGTTCTATATCTTTTACTCCATGTTCGGCTTCCAGCGCATCGGCGATCTGGCGTGGGCGGCGGGCGACATGCGCGCGCGCGGCTTCCTGCTCGGTGGCACCGCGGGCCGCACGACGCTGGCCGGCGAAGGCCTGCAACACCAGGATGGCCACAGCCATCTTGCCGCCGCCACCATCCCCGATTGCGTGGCCTACGACCCTGCCTACGCCTATGAGCTGGCGGTGATCCTGCACGATGGATTGCAGCGCATGTACGTGCGCCACGAAAATATCTTCTATTACCTGACCGTGATGAACGAGAACTACGCGCACGGCGCCATCAAGCCGGAATGGGAGGACGGCATACGGCGCGGCATGTACCTGCTGCAACCGGCGGCGGGCAAGGCGCAGGTGCAACTGCTGGGCAGCGGCACGATCTTGAACGAGGTCGTGGCGGCGGCGAAATTGCTGGCCGAGGATCACGGCATCGCCGCCGATGTCTGGAGCGTCACCAGTTTCAACGAACTGCGCCGTGAAGGCCTGGACTGCCAGCGCGCCAACATGCTGCATCCCGAAGCCAGGCCGCGCGTGAGTCATGTCGAGTCGCAGTTGCGCGGACGCGCCGGGCCGGTGGTCGCCGCCACCGATTACATGCGCGCGTATGCGGATCAAATCCGCGAATTCGTGCCGGCGCGTTACCGCGTGCTCGGCACCGACGGCTTCGGCCGCAGCGACACGCGCGAGCAACTGCGGCGGTTCTTCGAGGTCAACCGTTATTACGTCACCGTGGCGGCACTCTCCGCGCTGGCCGAGGAAGGCGCCGTGCCGCGCGCGAAGGTGAGCGAGGCCATCAAGCGTTACGGCATCGACCCCGACAAGCCCAATCCCGTCACGGTTTAG
- a CDS encoding SDR family oxidoreductase — translation MSPSLQGKRALITGGSRGIGAAIVKRLAREGADVTFTYVSKPDQANETVKAAKALGVRALAIQADSADPKAVAAAVEKAAREFGGLDILVNNAGIALMESLDDFSLEDFDRTFAINVRAVFVATQAAAKHMKEGGRIINIGSCNADRMPFPGGSVYAMSKAALQGLVKGLARDLGPRGITVNNIQPGPVDTDMNPANGEFAESLKKLMALPRYAGADEIAAMVAYLAGPEAGFVTGASLTIDGGFTA, via the coding sequence ATGAGCCCTTCTCTCCAAGGCAAGCGCGCGCTGATCACCGGCGGCAGCCGCGGCATCGGCGCAGCCATCGTCAAACGTCTCGCGCGGGAAGGCGCCGACGTTACGTTCACCTATGTCAGCAAGCCGGATCAGGCCAACGAAACCGTAAAGGCAGCCAAGGCGCTGGGCGTACGTGCGCTGGCCATTCAGGCCGACAGCGCCGATCCAAAAGCCGTCGCCGCCGCGGTGGAGAAAGCCGCGCGCGAATTCGGCGGCCTCGACATCCTGGTCAACAACGCCGGCATTGCCCTGATGGAATCGCTCGATGATTTCAGTCTGGAGGATTTCGATCGCACCTTCGCGATCAACGTGCGCGCGGTATTCGTCGCCACCCAGGCGGCGGCCAAACATATGAAGGAAGGTGGACGAATCATCAACATCGGCAGTTGCAACGCCGATCGCATGCCGTTTCCGGGCGGTTCGGTGTATGCCATGAGCAAGGCCGCGCTGCAAGGACTGGTCAAGGGGCTGGCGCGCGATCTCGGTCCGCGCGGCATCACCGTCAACAACATCCAGCCCGGGCCGGTCGACACCGACATGAACCCCGCCAACGGCGAATTCGCCGAGTCACTCAAAAAGTTGATGGCGCTGCCGCGCTATGCTGGTGCCGATGAGATCGCGGCGATGGTCGCCTACCTTGCCGGCCCCGAAGCCGGCTTCGTGACCGGCGCCAGCCTGACCATCGACGGCGGTTTCACCGCCTGA
- a CDS encoding GGDEF domain-containing protein, with protein sequence MDDLILKSVIEITRQRDTDSLELSLVTTLAQFVPASAITLYESFGEGPTDAVDEVVRLSITPNGRYGRDYNWSTGKKTITPDDQLRNCLQSSSIVVVETSAGTTLLHYPIFSEHKVRGALALECREDPFSWRPIIEALITVYGNYLTVLNESERDKLTGLLNRRTFDRKLDKLLKAQRDNQVTNKYTSAGSEHRHVDTKSNAWLAMVDIDHFKRINDTYGHLFGDEVLLTLSQKIRRFFRKSDLMFRFGGEEFVIVLEPIPAESAKRTLDRFSQAIASHNFPQIGKITVSVGYAGISETDFPQVVLERADKALYFAKDNGRNCVFNYEELVANGQLKERPSAQSVTLF encoded by the coding sequence ATGGATGATTTGATCTTAAAATCCGTCATCGAAATCACCCGTCAGCGCGACACGGATTCCCTTGAATTGAGCCTGGTGACCACGCTGGCCCAGTTCGTTCCCGCGAGCGCCATCACATTGTATGAATCGTTCGGAGAAGGCCCGACCGATGCCGTGGATGAGGTTGTACGTCTTTCCATAACGCCGAATGGCCGCTACGGCCGGGATTACAATTGGAGCACGGGGAAAAAGACGATCACACCGGATGACCAACTCCGGAATTGCCTGCAATCATCCTCCATCGTCGTGGTTGAAACCAGCGCCGGAACGACGCTGCTGCATTACCCCATCTTTTCTGAACATAAAGTCAGGGGCGCGCTCGCACTGGAATGCAGGGAAGATCCCTTTTCATGGCGCCCCATCATCGAGGCCCTGATCACGGTCTATGGCAACTACCTGACCGTTCTGAATGAGAGCGAACGCGACAAGCTGACCGGCCTGCTCAACAGACGCACCTTCGATCGCAAGCTCGACAAGCTATTGAAAGCCCAGCGGGACAATCAGGTCACCAATAAATATACCTCCGCCGGATCCGAACACAGGCATGTCGACACGAAATCCAACGCCTGGCTGGCCATGGTGGACATCGATCATTTCAAACGCATCAACGACACCTACGGACATCTGTTCGGGGACGAGGTTTTATTGACCCTGTCGCAGAAGATCCGGCGCTTTTTCCGAAAATCGGATCTCATGTTCCGGTTCGGCGGGGAGGAATTCGTGATTGTTCTGGAACCCATTCCCGCAGAGTCGGCCAAACGAACGCTTGATCGATTCTCGCAGGCCATTGCCAGTCATAATTTCCCGCAGATTGGCAAAATCACCGTCAGTGTCGGTTATGCCGGAATCTCGGAAACCGATTTTCCACAAGTCGTTCTGGAACGGGCGGACAAGGCGCTTTATTTTGCAAAAGACAACGGCAGGAATTGCGTTTTCAATTACGAAGAATTAGTGGCGAATGGACAGCTGAAAGAACGGCCATCGGCTCAATCCGTCACTCTTTTTTAA